Within the Bacteroidota bacterium genome, the region TCACTCAAAACATGATAGGACAGCACGCTGTTTGGGCATATACGGACCAAGCAGAATTTGACCAATTAAAAAAATATGGCGCTGACAGTATTTCCATAGAAAGTACAAAAGCTATTTTAAATTCGCTTAACCTATTAACAAAATTAAATACAGAAATTTCGGAAGTTTCTTCGATTGATGAAGAAAGCGAGCAAATTAGAATTAATAAGTATGTTTTATTTTTAGGTAGTGGATTATTATTTATTTTGACAGTTACTACCATTATACTTTTAATAAGAAAACGCAAAGAAATAGCAGTATAAATTGGCAGTATGTTTATTGCATAGGGCACATTGGCTTTTTACAAAATTAATTAACCCATTTTTAACTTTAAAAAATAATAGTATGAAAATATTTATCAAATACACTCTCTACATTTCAATTGTATTAGCTGTGAATATTAAATCTTCATTCTCGCAATCTTCAGAAGGAAGTTATCTAATAGATGTAACCGGTTTAGCAAAAATGTATGAAGACGCAGGAGAATATCAAAGGCTAATTGATGTTTACACTCAATTTATAAATATTGACCCCAATAATGCTGATGGTTATTATAACCGCGGAACTGCTAAATCAGAAAAACTAAAAGATTATCTTGGTGCAATTGAAGATTTCAATAAAGCAATTCATTTAAATCCTAACGATGCTGAGGCATATAATAGTAGAGGACTTGCTCAACATAATCTTGATAATAATAACGAAGCAATGAAAGATTACAACAAATCAATAGAGCTTAATCCTAAATATTGGCTCGCATATAATAACAGAGGAACTCTGAAAGCTGAATTCGGAGATAGCAGAGGGGCTCTTATTGATTTTAATAAATCTATTGAAAATAATCCTAAATATGCACTCGCATATTACAACAGGGGGCAATTGAAATATAAATTAAATGATAATTCTGGTGCAATAGGAGATTGGAGTAAAACTATTGAAATTGATCCCTTTTTTGAATATGCCTATTATGATAGAGGTACAGTAAAAATGGAAATTTCCGATTATAAGGGGGCTCTTTCAGATTTCACCAAAGCAATTGAGATTAATTCAACCTTTATAAGTGCTTATTTTAATAGAGGAGTCGCTAAACTTTCACTTAACGACCCTAAAGGTTCTATTGAAGATTTTAACAGGACATTATTAATTAATCCTAAACATGAAAATGCTTATTATAAAAGAGGTAATGCTAAGATTATATTAAATGATTACAAAGGAGCTTTATCAGATTATAATAAGGTAATAATTCTTAATCCTTCTGATGCTGGAGCCTATCATAATAGAGGAATTGCAAAATATTATCTTAATAATATAAATGAAGCTTGTTTAGATTGGAGTAAAGCTGGTGAACTTGGGAATCAAGAATCTTATGAAAATATCAGGGATTATTGTAAATAATATAAAGATTAAGAAAGTGCCAAATAACTTATCACAAATAATTGCATGCGGACACTGTAGCAACATTTCGCACATGAGAATA harbors:
- a CDS encoding tetratricopeptide repeat protein, with protein sequence MKIFIKYTLYISIVLAVNIKSSFSQSSEGSYLIDVTGLAKMYEDAGEYQRLIDVYTQFINIDPNNADGYYNRGTAKSEKLKDYLGAIEDFNKAIHLNPNDAEAYNSRGLAQHNLDNNNEAMKDYNKSIELNPKYWLAYNNRGTLKAEFGDSRGALIDFNKSIENNPKYALAYYNRGQLKYKLNDNSGAIGDWSKTIEIDPFFEYAYYDRGTVKMEISDYKGALSDFTKAIEINSTFISAYFNRGVAKLSLNDPKGSIEDFNRTLLINPKHENAYYKRGNAKIILNDYKGALSDYNKVIILNPSDAGAYHNRGIAKYYLNNINEACLDWSKAGELGNQESYENIRDYCK